From a region of the Fischerella sp. JS2 genome:
- a CDS encoding AI-2E family transporter → MRRWASVQNLLIYGLGGPIIALNVWLLSVLFSYFQHPITIFSVATILAFLLNYPVKFFERARISRAQAVIIVLLLTLTLLVILGVTLVPMVIDQTNQLLDKIPDWLNSSQDNLEQLQIWAKKRRLPLNFSVINQQINANIQILVQQIPSGAVGFAGTLLSGVLNVVLVVVLAFYMLLYGDRVWYALVNLLPFHIRVPFTTSLRLNFQNFFLIQLLLGLFMVVSLTPIFLILKVPFALLFAIFIGVSELIPFVGATLGIGTVTILLLLQNWWLAIQVAIAAIVMQQVKDNLLGPKLLGDFIGINPIWIFVSILMGFEIAGFLGSLLAVPIAGTIKGTLDAMNSTKIRKND, encoded by the coding sequence ATGCGACGTTGGGCCTCTGTTCAAAATCTATTAATCTATGGTCTAGGCGGTCCAATCATCGCGCTGAATGTTTGGCTACTGTCTGTACTGTTTAGCTATTTCCAGCATCCTATTACAATTTTTAGTGTTGCCACAATACTTGCTTTTTTGCTGAATTATCCAGTGAAGTTTTTTGAGCGCGCCCGTATTTCTCGCGCCCAAGCAGTAATCATTGTATTGCTTTTGACTTTGACTTTGTTGGTCATTTTAGGTGTAACGCTCGTACCAATGGTCATTGACCAAACAAATCAATTGTTAGATAAAATTCCCGATTGGTTAAATAGTAGTCAAGATAATTTAGAGCAATTACAAATCTGGGCAAAGAAGCGGCGTTTGCCTTTAAATTTCAGCGTCATCAATCAACAAATCAACGCCAATATCCAAATTTTGGTGCAGCAAATACCTTCTGGGGCTGTAGGATTTGCGGGAACACTGTTGTCAGGAGTACTGAATGTGGTGTTGGTAGTTGTATTGGCATTTTACATGCTTTTGTATGGCGATCGCGTTTGGTATGCTTTAGTCAACCTTTTACCATTTCATATCCGTGTGCCTTTCACTACATCTTTAAGGCTAAATTTTCAAAACTTTTTTCTGATTCAACTATTGTTAGGCTTGTTCATGGTGGTGAGTCTTACTCCCATTTTTTTGATTCTGAAAGTCCCCTTTGCACTTTTGTTTGCCATCTTCATTGGTGTATCCGAACTTATTCCCTTTGTGGGGGCAACTCTAGGTATTGGTACTGTCACAATTTTACTACTACTACAAAATTGGTGGCTGGCTATTCAAGTAGCGATCGCAGCGATCGTTATGCAGCAAGTGAAAGACAATTTGTTAGGGCCAAAATTACTTGGAGATTTTATTGGCATCAATCCCATCTGGATTTTTGTGTCAATTTTAATGGGATTTGAGATTGCTGGGTTTTTAGGATCACTCTTGGCAGTACCTATTGCTGGGACAATTAAAGGTACTTTGGATGCGATGAATAGCACTAAAATTAGAAAAAATGATTAA
- a CDS encoding ScpA family protein, with the protein MNASELLATIENLIHQAEKGEIDPWDVQVIEVIDRYIELMAPQTTQKGYEADLSQSGQAFLSASMLVLFKANTLMQLQSAVDEQEALADDNLLEEIEEGGLYQAHRLQFERHIRRRPAAMPPPKRRVTLQELIEQLQVMAEQLKLVEKVNKPSRPRRQPSLQTMRAALELAHQENLTEVAGELEQVLYRWSTELCLEQNWLNLEQLVQLWTQTKQSQQHETGHNSPNGHKVSVFWALLLLSAQSKVELLQEEFYQDIKIRLLTGKENNSRQLEQLMK; encoded by the coding sequence ATGAATGCTTCTGAGTTACTGGCAACAATTGAAAATCTCATACATCAGGCTGAAAAAGGAGAAATAGACCCTTGGGATGTGCAGGTGATTGAGGTGATAGACCGCTATATAGAATTAATGGCGCCACAGACAACACAAAAAGGCTATGAAGCCGACTTATCTCAATCTGGACAAGCTTTTTTATCTGCATCAATGCTGGTATTATTCAAAGCAAATACCTTGATGCAATTGCAATCAGCTGTTGATGAACAGGAAGCTTTAGCAGATGATAACCTCTTGGAAGAGATAGAAGAAGGGGGACTTTACCAAGCTCATCGCCTGCAATTTGAGCGCCATATCCGTCGTCGTCCAGCAGCAATGCCACCACCAAAACGTCGTGTGACTCTGCAAGAGCTCATAGAGCAATTGCAGGTTATGGCAGAGCAATTAAAACTAGTAGAAAAAGTCAATAAGCCGTCGCGTCCTCGGCGACAGCCCAGCCTGCAAACAATGCGAGCCGCATTAGAACTGGCTCATCAGGAAAATCTTACCGAGGTCGCTGGAGAACTAGAGCAGGTTTTGTACCGTTGGTCAACAGAACTTTGTTTGGAACAAAATTGGTTGAATTTGGAACAATTAGTGCAGCTATGGACACAAACAAAACAATCACAGCAGCATGAAACAGGTCACAATTCACCAAACGGCCATAAAGTTAGTGTTTTTTGGGCGTTACTATTACTCTCGGCTCAATCGAAAGTGGAGTTACTCCAAGAGGAGTTTTACCAAGACATAAAAATAAGATTACTTACAGGCAAAGAAAATAATAGTAGACAATTGGAACAGTTAATGAAATAA
- a CDS encoding NDP-sugar synthase — MKAMILAAGKGTRVRPITYTMPKPMMPILQKPVMEFLLELLRQHGFDQIMVNVSHLAEEIESYFRDGQRFGVQIAYSFEGRIVEGTLVGEALGSAGGMKKIQDFYPFFDDTFVVLCGDALIDLDLTAAVKWHRAKGSIATIIMKSVPREEVSSYGVVVTDEDGRVKAFQEKPKVEEALSTNINTGIYIFEPEVLNYIPSGVEFDIGSQLFPKLVEMGAPFYAIPMNFEWVDIGKVPDYWRAIRGVLLGEIKNVQIPGQQVAPGIYTGLNVAVNWDKVDITGPVYIGGMTKIEDGAKIVGPTMIGPNCWICNGATVENSVIFEWSRLGAGVRLVDKLVFGRYCVDKTGATIDVQAAALDWLITDARQIPPSHTPVEHQAIAELLGTNAS, encoded by the coding sequence ATGAAGGCAATGATTCTGGCAGCGGGCAAGGGAACTCGGGTACGTCCGATTACGTACACTATGCCCAAACCGATGATGCCCATCCTGCAAAAGCCAGTGATGGAATTTTTACTAGAACTGTTACGCCAACATGGATTTGACCAAATTATGGTCAATGTGAGCCATTTGGCTGAAGAAATAGAAAGTTATTTCCGTGATGGTCAGCGCTTTGGCGTACAGATTGCTTATTCTTTTGAAGGGCGAATTGTTGAAGGTACGCTAGTGGGTGAGGCCCTTGGCTCTGCTGGCGGCATGAAAAAAATCCAGGATTTTTACCCATTTTTTGATGATACTTTTGTAGTCCTGTGCGGAGATGCCTTAATTGACCTGGATTTGACAGCAGCAGTCAAATGGCACAGAGCTAAGGGATCAATCGCTACCATTATTATGAAATCCGTACCACGGGAAGAAGTTTCCAGCTACGGTGTGGTTGTTACCGATGAAGATGGTCGCGTTAAAGCTTTCCAAGAAAAGCCGAAGGTAGAAGAAGCCCTCAGCACCAATATCAATACAGGTATCTATATTTTTGAACCAGAGGTACTAAATTACATACCTTCTGGTGTAGAGTTTGATATCGGTAGTCAACTATTTCCCAAACTGGTAGAAATGGGTGCCCCTTTCTATGCCATTCCTATGAATTTTGAATGGGTAGATATTGGTAAAGTCCCAGATTATTGGCGCGCAATTCGCGGTGTGCTACTGGGCGAGATTAAAAACGTCCAAATTCCTGGTCAACAAGTTGCCCCTGGCATTTACACTGGCTTAAACGTAGCTGTGAATTGGGACAAAGTTGACATTACAGGCCCAGTGTACATCGGTGGCATGACCAAGATAGAAGACGGGGCGAAAATTGTCGGTCCGACTATGATCGGCCCCAATTGCTGGATATGCAATGGTGCAACGGTGGAAAACAGCGTCATCTTTGAATGGTCTCGCCTGGGCGCAGGAGTGCGACTAGTCGATAAACTAGTATTTGGACGCTATTGTGTGGATAAGACGGGGGCAACAATCGATGTCCAAGCTGCCGCTTTAGACTGGCTGATTACCGATGCCCGTCAAATACCGCCATCTCACACTCCTGTCGAACATCAAGCGATCGCAGAATTACTGGGAACAAATGCTAGCTAA
- the speA gene encoding biosynthetic arginine decarboxylase produces the protein MRLDSTAASDEVVKPPSHNGKKSELKNHKHKKLLPPASIQEGTGVWKIEDSEALYRIEGWGHPYFSINAAGHITVSPKGDRGGSLDLYELVNALKQRNLGLPMLIRFSDILEDRIERLNACFAKAIARYNYPGIYRGVFPVKCNQQRHLVADLVRFGKPHQFGLEAGSKPELMIALAMLDTPGALLICNGYKDQEYIETAMLAQRLGQTPIIVLEQIEEVDVVIEASRQLGIQPIVGVRAKLSTQGMGRWGTSSGDRAKFGLTIPEIIQAVEKLRAADLLDSLQLLHFHVGSQISAINVIKDAIQEASRIYVELAALGANMKYLDVGGGLGVDYDGSQTNFYASKNYNMQNYANDIVAELKDTCSERNIPVPTLISESGRAIASHQSVLIFDVLSTSEVLTELPDPPKDGESHIITYLWETYQSINKENYQEFYHDATQFKEEAISRFNLGILSLTERAKAERLYWACCQKILNITRKEEYVPDELEDLEKIMASIYYVNLSVFQSAPDCWAIDQLFPIMPIHRLDQEPTRRGILADLTCDSDGKIDRFIDLRDVKSVLELHPFKAGEPYYLGMFLNGAYQEIMGNLHNLFGDTNAIHIQLTPKGFQIQHVVKGDTMSEVVSYVQYDSEDMVENIRQRCELALEENRITLAESQRLLQTYEQSLRRYTYLSS, from the coding sequence ATGCGTCTTGATTCTACTGCTGCATCTGATGAGGTGGTGAAGCCGCCGTCCCATAATGGTAAAAAATCTGAATTGAAAAATCACAAGCACAAAAAACTGCTGCCACCTGCCAGCATACAAGAAGGAACAGGCGTTTGGAAAATAGAAGATAGCGAAGCGCTGTACCGCATTGAAGGTTGGGGGCATCCTTATTTTTCCATTAACGCAGCAGGTCATATTACTGTTTCCCCAAAAGGCGATCGCGGCGGTTCTCTGGATTTATATGAGTTGGTTAATGCCCTCAAGCAGCGTAATCTAGGACTGCCGATGTTGATTCGGTTTTCTGATATTTTAGAAGACCGGATTGAGCGGTTAAATGCTTGTTTCGCCAAAGCGATCGCTCGCTACAACTATCCTGGTATTTATCGTGGTGTATTTCCGGTCAAATGTAATCAGCAGCGCCATTTGGTTGCTGATTTAGTACGTTTTGGCAAACCCCATCAATTTGGCTTAGAAGCAGGTTCTAAACCAGAATTAATGATCGCCCTGGCGATGCTAGATACACCAGGAGCATTATTAATTTGCAACGGTTACAAAGACCAAGAATACATTGAAACGGCGATGCTAGCCCAAAGATTAGGGCAAACACCAATTATCGTCTTAGAACAAATAGAAGAAGTAGATGTGGTAATTGAAGCCAGTCGCCAGTTAGGGATTCAGCCAATTGTCGGGGTGAGAGCGAAACTCAGCACCCAAGGTATGGGACGCTGGGGAACCTCCAGTGGCGATCGCGCTAAATTTGGTCTCACAATTCCGGAAATTATCCAAGCGGTGGAAAAGTTACGTGCTGCTGATTTGTTAGATTCTTTACAACTGCTGCATTTTCATGTAGGTTCACAAATTTCTGCCATTAATGTCATCAAAGATGCCATCCAAGAAGCTAGCCGGATCTATGTAGAATTGGCAGCGTTGGGGGCAAACATGAAGTATCTCGATGTTGGTGGTGGTTTGGGTGTAGATTACGACGGTTCCCAAACCAATTTCTATGCTTCCAAAAATTACAACATGCAGAACTATGCCAATGATATTGTGGCAGAGTTAAAAGATACATGTTCAGAGCGGAATATACCTGTACCAACACTGATTAGTGAAAGTGGTAGAGCGATCGCTTCTCATCAGTCGGTATTAATTTTTGACGTTCTCAGTACCAGCGAAGTTCTGACAGAATTACCTGATCCGCCCAAAGATGGGGAATCCCACATCATCACTTATCTTTGGGAAACTTATCAATCAATTAACAAAGAAAATTATCAGGAGTTTTACCACGACGCCACCCAATTCAAAGAAGAAGCCATTAGCCGCTTCAATTTGGGAATTTTAAGTCTGACTGAACGCGCCAAGGCAGAACGTCTATACTGGGCTTGCTGTCAAAAAATACTGAATATCACCAGAAAAGAAGAATACGTACCTGATGAATTGGAAGACCTAGAAAAAATTATGGCTTCTATCTATTACGTAAATCTTTCCGTGTTTCAATCAGCACCTGATTGTTGGGCGATCGACCAGTTATTTCCCATTATGCCGATCCATCGTCTAGATCAAGAACCAACACGACGGGGTATTCTAGCAGACCTCACCTGTGACAGTGACGGCAAAATTGACCGCTTTATCGATCTGCGGGATGTCAAGTCAGTTTTAGAACTGCATCCGTTTAAAGCCGGAGAACCCTACTACTTGGGGATGTTCTTGAATGGAGCGTACCAGGAAATTATGGGGAATTTACACAATTTATTTGGTGATACCAACGCCATTCACATCCAATTGACACCCAAAGGCTTCCAAATTCAACACGTAGTCAAGGGTGATACGATGAGCGAGGTAGTGAGTTACGTACAATACGACTCCGAAGACATGGTAGAAAATATCCGCCAGCGTTGCGAATTAGCTTTAGAAGAAAATCGCATTACACTAGCGGAATCACAGCGACTGCTACAAACCTATGAGCAGAGTTTGCGGCGGTATACATATTTGAGTAGTTAG
- the ndk gene encoding nucleoside-diphosphate kinase: MERTFIAIKPDGVQRKLAGEIIRRFETKGFTLVGLKFLHVSRDLAEAHYDVHKERPFFAGLVEFITSGPVVAMVWEGEGVVAAARKMIGATNPLTAEPGTIRGDFGVNIGRNIIHGSDAIETAQREIALWFKDEELVNWQPHSIPWLHE, encoded by the coding sequence TTGGAACGCACATTTATTGCCATTAAGCCTGACGGTGTACAGCGCAAATTAGCTGGTGAAATTATCCGCCGCTTTGAAACCAAGGGCTTTACCCTAGTTGGCTTAAAATTTTTGCATGTTAGCCGAGATTTAGCTGAAGCCCACTACGACGTTCACAAGGAAAGACCATTTTTTGCAGGGTTAGTTGAGTTTATTACTTCCGGTCCTGTGGTCGCAATGGTTTGGGAAGGTGAAGGCGTTGTTGCTGCTGCCAGGAAAATGATTGGTGCAACTAACCCCTTAACAGCAGAACCCGGGACAATTCGGGGTGACTTTGGCGTCAATATTGGCCGCAATATCATTCATGGTTCCGATGCTATTGAAACCGCACAGCGCGAAATTGCCTTGTGGTTTAAGGATGAAGAATTAGTAAATTGGCAACCGCACTCAATACCTTGGTTGCACGAGTAA
- a CDS encoding TerC family protein translates to MLDKIFDYLNFHLSIEAAIVLLILMFLEAVLSADNAIALAAIAQGLGDKKLEKQALNIGLVFAYVLRITLLLTATWVQQFWQFELLGAAYLLWLVFQHFTSEEDEEHHHHGPRFHSLWQVIPVIALTDLAFSLDSVTTAIAVSQETWLVLTGTTIGVITLRFMAGLFIRWLDEFKNLEDAGYITVALVGLRLLIRVVNEDLVPPQWLMITAIALILTWGFSQRTQPASVTELEKTEVVQSKEVEEV, encoded by the coding sequence ATGCTAGACAAAATTTTTGACTACCTTAACTTTCATCTCAGCATTGAAGCGGCTATAGTCTTGCTGATCCTGATGTTTTTGGAGGCGGTGCTATCTGCTGACAACGCTATTGCCCTGGCTGCGATCGCTCAAGGACTGGGAGACAAAAAGCTTGAAAAGCAAGCGTTGAACATAGGTTTAGTTTTTGCCTATGTCCTACGAATTACCTTACTACTCACCGCTACTTGGGTGCAACAGTTTTGGCAATTTGAGTTACTAGGTGCAGCTTACCTTCTGTGGCTAGTATTCCAGCACTTCACGTCTGAAGAAGACGAAGAACATCACCATCACGGCCCCCGTTTTCATTCGTTGTGGCAAGTCATCCCCGTAATTGCCTTAACAGATTTAGCTTTTTCTTTGGATAGTGTCACCACTGCGATCGCTGTTTCTCAGGAAACTTGGCTTGTGCTAACTGGGACAACTATTGGTGTTATTACCCTGCGCTTTATGGCAGGTTTGTTTATCCGGTGGTTGGATGAATTTAAGAACCTAGAGGATGCAGGTTATATCACTGTTGCACTGGTAGGATTACGCCTCTTGATCCGGGTAGTAAATGAAGATTTAGTGCCACCACAATGGTTGATGATTACTGCGATCGCCCTAATTTTAACCTGGGGATTTTCCCAACGCACCCAGCCTGCATCAGTAACGGAACTGGAGAAGACAGAAGTAGTGCAGTCTAAAGAAGTTGAGGAAGTGTGA
- a CDS encoding lysozyme inhibitor LprI family protein, producing the protein MMNFKLLALVAPILLAMNILPSLARDTSQQIAQTVNCNNPQTTQQMIICSDRAYKGADQKLNQVYKALQTKITANQKKRLTNAQLAWIKFRDTACEFEAGQFEGGTLASPTKLNCLTRITQQRTQDLNSSLQELNNR; encoded by the coding sequence ATGATGAATTTCAAGTTACTTGCCCTTGTTGCCCCTATACTGTTGGCTATGAATATATTGCCTAGCTTAGCTAGAGACACTTCTCAACAGATAGCGCAAACTGTGAACTGTAACAATCCTCAAACCACACAACAGATGATTATTTGTAGCGATCGCGCCTATAAAGGAGCCGATCAAAAACTAAATCAAGTTTATAAAGCTTTGCAGACAAAAATCACCGCCAATCAAAAGAAGAGATTAACTAATGCTCAGCTAGCTTGGATTAAATTTAGAGATACAGCTTGTGAATTTGAAGCTGGACAATTTGAGGGCGGTACATTAGCATCACCCACCAAACTTAATTGCTTAACTCGGATCACACAGCAACGCACCCAAGATTTGAATTCATCATTGCAAGAATTAAACAATCGCTAA
- a CDS encoding Mo-dependent nitrogenase C-terminal domain-containing protein, whose protein sequence is MLETGNQNIILSAFVNPAKDNHQSQIKNYFSRTQSDLLQPLRQWLDSLDIQNQKLAKFIAKLIPAQCPFERDIILFGRKVAHIPPICKLNPLYDQFVGLRFRALCYLVDQCGEDIQSYC, encoded by the coding sequence ATGCTTGAAACTGGCAATCAAAATATTATTTTATCAGCCTTTGTTAATCCCGCTAAAGATAATCATCAATCCCAAATAAAAAATTATTTCAGCAGAACTCAATCTGATTTATTGCAACCATTACGTCAATGGCTTGATTCCTTAGATATTCAAAATCAAAAATTGGCAAAATTTATTGCTAAATTGATCCCTGCCCAATGTCCTTTTGAGCGGGATATTATTTTATTTGGTCGCAAGGTTGCCCACATTCCACCCATATGTAAGTTAAACCCGCTTTACGATCAATTTGTTGGCTTGCGTTTTCGGGCTTTGTGTTATTTAGTAGATCAGTGTGGAGAAGATATTCAATCCTACTGTTGA
- a CDS encoding cupin domain-containing protein, translating to MEIQIEHQPSQKRLEELGVSKWDIWHKEVSKFPWTYDSQEICYFLEGDVIVTPNGGQPVQMGKGDLVTFPAGMSCTWEIRSDVKKHYCFG from the coding sequence ATGGAAATTCAGATTGAGCATCAACCCAGTCAAAAACGCCTCGAGGAATTGGGTGTATCCAAATGGGATATTTGGCACAAAGAAGTCTCCAAATTTCCTTGGACTTATGATTCTCAAGAAATCTGCTACTTTTTAGAAGGCGATGTTATTGTCACTCCCAACGGCGGACAACCAGTGCAAATGGGCAAAGGGGATTTAGTTACCTTTCCCGCAGGTATGTCCTGTACATGGGAAATTAGAAGCGATGTCAAGAAGCACTATTGTTTTGGTTAG
- a CDS encoding creatininase family protein, whose translation MLLHLSTWQEVEAYLQKSQGIILPIGSTEQHGPTGLIGTDAICAEAIARGVGEATQAIVAPTISVGMALHHTTFPGTISLRPSTMILVVRDYITCLARAGFTKFYFINGHGGNIATLKAAFSETYAHLEDLQIPNGQNVRCQVANWFMCSSVFKLAKELYGDQEGSHATPSEVAVTQFVYPEAIKQAPLSPEVGKGHRIYGAKDFRQHYPDGRMGSNPALATPEHGQQFYELAVKELSHGYLEFLSAE comes from the coding sequence ATGTTATTGCATTTAAGTACTTGGCAAGAAGTCGAAGCATATCTGCAAAAATCTCAGGGGATAATTCTCCCGATTGGTTCTACAGAACAACATGGGCCGACAGGATTAATTGGTACAGATGCGATTTGTGCAGAAGCGATCGCCCGCGGTGTCGGTGAAGCAACCCAAGCCATAGTTGCACCTACAATCAGTGTTGGCATGGCACTGCATCATACTACTTTTCCCGGCACAATTAGTCTGCGCCCCAGCACAATGATCCTAGTTGTGCGAGATTACATCACCTGTTTAGCGAGAGCAGGTTTTACCAAGTTCTACTTTATCAATGGACACGGCGGTAACATCGCCACCTTGAAAGCAGCTTTCTCAGAAACTTATGCACATCTAGAAGATTTGCAGATTCCCAATGGTCAAAATGTGCGATGTCAAGTTGCTAACTGGTTTATGTGTAGTTCAGTGTTCAAGTTAGCAAAAGAATTATACGGGGATCAAGAAGGTTCCCATGCAACGCCAAGTGAAGTGGCGGTAACTCAATTTGTCTATCCAGAAGCAATTAAGCAAGCACCCCTTTCTCCAGAAGTTGGCAAAGGACACAGAATATATGGTGCCAAAGACTTTCGTCAGCATTACCCAGATGGCAGGATGGGATCAAACCCTGCTTTAGCAACACCCGAACATGGCCAGCAGTTTTATGAATTGGCGGTGAAAGAACTGAGTCATGGGTATTTGGAGTTTTTGAGCGCAGAATAA
- a CDS encoding DUF6887 family protein produces the protein MTKVNYAAMSDQELKRYILTHRDDQEAFHVYMDRRRSRPCETAINFDDLDWENKIVSVIQAQLNSH, from the coding sequence ATGACAAAAGTCAATTATGCAGCAATGAGCGATCAGGAGCTAAAGCGCTACATTCTTACCCATCGGGATGATCAGGAAGCATTTCATGTTTACATGGATCGACGGCGTTCCCGTCCTTGTGAAACTGCTATAAATTTTGATGACCTAGATTGGGAAAATAAAATAGTATCTGTAATTCAGGCACAGCTAAACTCTCACTAA
- a CDS encoding DUF6888 family protein, which translates to MKEATGVQLRTLYRLCHILTNVMFQPIHLVRLDERTLNLFCFSWT; encoded by the coding sequence ATGAAAGAAGCGACGGGGGTGCAACTGAGAACTTTATATAGACTTTGCCATATTCTTACTAATGTAATGTTTCAACCAATCCATCTTGTGCGTCTTGATGAACGAACACTCAACCTGTTTTGTTTTAGCTGGACATGA
- a CDS encoding DUF4351 domain-containing protein: MNLLPTEPPASCLLQPHDTPTIPEPNSYRIDFPNKRVLEFNYEVIQLNRLQWQDFVKQQNPVASALMTKMRMDAQERPTVKLVSLQLLANLGLNPAQIQLISEFIDTYLKLDAEEEALFEEQLTRIEPRQQEEVMQIVTSWMEEGIQQGLEQGRQREAALILRLLNRRVGSVSPPLQERIQNLSITELEDLGEALLDFTTVADLEAWFEACDRFTT, encoded by the coding sequence TTGAACCTTCTGCCAACTGAGCCTCCTGCCTCCTGCCTTCTTCAACCCCACGACACACCAACAATACCAGAACCTAACTCCTATCGCATTGATTTTCCTAACAAGAGAGTATTGGAGTTTAATTACGAAGTTATTCAGCTAAATAGATTACAATGGCAGGATTTTGTAAAACAGCAAAATCCCGTAGCGAGTGCCTTAATGACAAAAATGCGGATGGATGCTCAAGAACGCCCTACAGTCAAGTTGGTGTCACTCCAGTTACTTGCAAATTTGGGACTCAACCCCGCGCAAATACAGTTGATATCTGAGTTTATTGATACCTACCTCAAATTAGACGCCGAAGAAGAAGCACTCTTTGAGGAGCAACTTACTAGGATTGAACCAAGACAGCAGGAGGAAGTTATGCAAATTGTTACCAGTTGGATGGAAGAAGGTATACAGCAAGGACTGGAACAGGGAAGACAGCGAGAAGCTGCTTTGATTTTGCGACTACTAAACCGTCGTGTTGGTTCGGTGAGTCCGCCATTGCAAGAACGCATTCAGAATTTATCAATTACTGAGTTGGAGGATTTAGGTGAGGCGTTACTAGATTTTACTACTGTTGCTGATTTGGAAGCTTGGTTTGAAGCGTGCGATCGCTTCACTACCTAG
- a CDS encoding malic enzyme-like NAD(P)-binding protein, with product MTDLTPNSSFSLTLRLEIPNRIGMLASVTQAIATTGGNLGQIDLIEQTRAVSIRDLTVDAASTEHAEAIVQAVKALPDIKLLNVYDRTFNLHRGGKISITSRISLKSVSDLAMAYTPGVGRICTAIAQNPEEVYKLTIKQNTVAIVTDGSAVLGLGNLGPGAALPVMEGKAMLFKEFAGIDAFPICLATQDTDEIVRTVKNIAPVFGGVNLEDIAAPRCFEIEERLRRELDIPVFHDDQHGTAIVTLAALFNSLKLVHKSMEQIRIVINGAGAAGIAIARLLQKAGADKIWMCDSKGILSSSRTDLTEEKREFAVKAQGTLAGAMQAADVFIGVSGPGVLTPEMVRSMAKDPIVFAMANPIPEIQPELVSNEVAVMATGRSDYPNQINNVLAFPGVFRGALDCRAETITTSMYLEAASAIASLVKPSDLDREHIIPSVFDERVATTVAAAVQRAARQDGIARS from the coding sequence ATGACAGATCTTACCCCGAATTCTAGTTTTAGTTTGACACTGCGTCTGGAGATTCCTAACCGGATAGGCATGTTAGCTAGCGTTACTCAGGCGATAGCCACTACGGGTGGTAATCTTGGTCAAATTGATTTAATCGAACAAACTAGAGCTGTTTCGATTCGTGATCTCACCGTTGATGCTGCTAGTACTGAACACGCTGAAGCAATTGTACAAGCAGTTAAGGCTTTACCAGATATTAAATTACTAAATGTTTATGACCGCACCTTTAATCTACATCGGGGCGGCAAAATTAGTATTACCAGTAGAATTAGCCTCAAAAGTGTGTCTGACTTAGCAATGGCTTATACGCCGGGAGTCGGACGTATTTGTACAGCGATCGCTCAAAACCCAGAAGAAGTTTATAAATTAACTATTAAACAAAATACTGTAGCAATTGTAACTGATGGTAGCGCAGTTTTGGGTTTAGGTAATCTTGGTCCAGGGGCTGCTCTACCTGTAATGGAAGGAAAAGCAATGCTTTTCAAAGAATTTGCTGGCATTGATGCTTTCCCCATCTGTTTGGCTACCCAAGATACAGATGAAATTGTCCGTACTGTGAAAAATATTGCCCCTGTATTTGGTGGGGTAAATTTAGAAGATATTGCTGCACCTCGTTGCTTTGAAATAGAAGAAAGACTGCGGCGAGAGTTGGATATTCCCGTTTTTCATGATGATCAACATGGTACAGCGATCGTCACCTTGGCTGCACTGTTTAATTCTCTCAAGTTAGTGCATAAGTCAATGGAGCAAATTCGCATCGTCATTAACGGTGCTGGGGCTGCGGGAATTGCGATCGCTCGTTTATTGCAAAAAGCCGGGGCAGATAAAATTTGGATGTGCGACTCTAAAGGTATTCTTTCCAGCAGCCGCACCGACTTAACAGAAGAAAAACGGGAATTTGCAGTCAAAGCACAGGGTACTCTCGCAGGTGCAATGCAAGCAGCAGATGTGTTTATTGGTGTTAGCGGCCCGGGAGTCTTGACACCAGAAATGGTGCGTTCGATGGCAAAAGATCCGATTGTGTTTGCAATGGCCAATCCCATTCCGGAGATTCAACCAGAATTAGTCAGTAATGAAGTTGCGGTGATGGCAACTGGACGTAGTGACTACCCCAATCAAATAAATAATGTGTTGGCTTTTCCGGGGGTATTTCGTGGTGCATTAGATTGTCGGGCCGAAACAATTACCACTTCTATGTATTTAGAAGCAGCAAGTGCGATCGCTTCTTTAGTCAAACCATCTGATTTGGATCGCGAACATATCATTCCTTCTGTGTTTGATGAGCGAGTTGCTACTACTGTTGCGGCTGCGGTGCAACGGGCTGCACGCCAGGATGGTATTGCTCGTAGCTAG